A single genomic interval of Streptomyces sp. NBC_00663 harbors:
- a CDS encoding isocitrate lyase/PEP mutase family protein, translated as MTAFAALHHGDTPLLLPNAWDHASAAALAARGFPAVGTTSLGVAAAAGLPDGAAATRDETLRLALTLGSAPFLLSVDAEGGFSDDPDEVGEFARELAAVGAVGINLEDGLGPADLHAAKIAAVKSAAPDLFVNARTDTYWLGEGEGERDGEDTLRRLDAYQQAGADGVFVPGLSDPAAIGALVDRLDAPLNILYAPTGPTVHHLADLGVRRVSLGSLLYRRALGAMLETVTEIAEGRSPRGAAPSYDEIAALGRP; from the coding sequence GTGACCGCCTTCGCCGCCCTCCACCACGGCGACACCCCCCTCCTGCTGCCCAACGCCTGGGACCACGCCTCGGCCGCGGCACTCGCAGCCCGGGGTTTCCCGGCCGTCGGCACCACGAGTCTCGGTGTCGCGGCGGCGGCCGGGCTGCCCGACGGGGCGGCGGCGACCCGGGACGAGACCCTGCGGCTGGCGCTGACGCTGGGCTCCGCGCCCTTCCTGCTGTCGGTGGACGCGGAGGGCGGCTTCAGTGACGACCCGGACGAAGTGGGGGAGTTCGCACGGGAGTTGGCGGCGGTCGGTGCCGTCGGTATCAACCTGGAGGACGGACTCGGTCCGGCCGACCTGCACGCCGCGAAGATCGCCGCGGTCAAGTCGGCGGCACCGGACCTCTTCGTGAACGCCCGCACGGACACGTACTGGCTCGGCGAAGGCGAAGGCGAACGCGATGGTGAGGACACCCTCCGCCGTCTCGACGCCTACCAACAGGCGGGCGCCGACGGCGTGTTCGTGCCGGGCCTCAGTGACCCGGCGGCCATCGGCGCCCTCGTCGACCGGCTCGACGCCCCCCTCAACATCCTGTACGCGCCCACCGGCCCCACCGTCCACCACCTGGCCGACCTCGGCGTCCGCCGCGTCAGCCTCGGCTCGCTGCTGTACCGGCGGGCGTTGGGGGCGATGCTGGAGACGGTCACGGAGATCGCGGAAGGCCGTTCACCGCGGGGCGCTGCCCCCTCGTACGACGAGATCGCGGCCCTCGGACGACCCTGA
- a CDS encoding VOC family protein: MTSLIRHVTIDCADAYALATFWSQVLDQPLHEEDQPGDPMALIEAAGVLFVTVPDTKAVKNRIHLDLQPQDRTRDEEVERLLALGATVFSDQRRPDGTGWVVMADPEGNEFCVERSAGERGE; encoded by the coding sequence ATGACCTCCTTGATCCGCCATGTGACGATCGACTGCGCCGACGCCTACGCTCTCGCGACGTTCTGGTCCCAGGTCCTCGACCAGCCCCTGCACGAGGAGGACCAGCCCGGCGACCCCATGGCCCTGATCGAGGCCGCGGGCGTGCTCTTCGTGACCGTCCCCGACACCAAGGCGGTCAAGAACCGCATCCACCTCGACCTCCAGCCCCAGGACCGCACCCGCGACGAGGAGGTCGAACGCCTCCTCGCCCTCGGCGCGACCGTCTTCTCCGACCAGCGCCGGCCGGACGGCACCGGGTGGGTCGTGATGGCCGATCCGGAGGGGAACGAGTTCTGTGTGGAGCGCAGTGCGGGGGAGCGAGGGGAGTAG
- a CDS encoding PE-PGRS family protein has product MRGGDELVEMLERAGLEAVGERRVEEVLPFPFAWRYVAGREAEPTVAVASDRPDLVGQLNAEWHRLASETGILGADGVFLVDFPGRLTDGWVRVRLRDEWDLAGVLGERPGQPEFITMALDGDALVGATTEEQAVRLVAVDRVRERREEAARVAGRETPEERAAAWETLFQGPKCPEGVLDSWASGLSLNPATPAELRPLLLKRPSYALYGVMPTEVVDALLTDPEWEVRFRAAGAQPGITPEQWGRVILAERDERQRWLLAMTAGEYQALVAEDACRVLAKDPSARVRSEAARLKGLPASVAVALAADPDDGVRAVACRTAWPHLDAAGREALLTDPHAIVRARVRVLYHQDHPMPRSVFDAEDVEGADVLALETCFLERDLAEHLVRHGERSQRWALAANPRLDPDLVALLAEDPDDGVRFRVSTRPDLTEEQRAAIPVELDPVTRYFELDWVKALHTDEDAMRRLAASSHFLVRRCVARARRLPPDVVERLAQDEDRIVQLFLAESCDDAPADMLLRVWQWWDGSLTTPDRPRGHPNFPRHDLVRYADDPNPRMRQLALDDPESAPELVDRLSRDVSEEVRYRAATDPRLSATAAARLLEDPYDHVRQAAALHPRMPARLLAGLLRGGGVETAARNPGLPVHVVRRMVDAVVDGETAAH; this is encoded by the coding sequence ATGCGTGGGGGAGACGAACTCGTAGAAATGCTGGAACGGGCCGGGCTCGAAGCCGTCGGGGAGCGGCGGGTCGAGGAGGTGCTGCCGTTTCCGTTCGCCTGGCGGTATGTGGCGGGGCGGGAGGCCGAGCCGACGGTGGCCGTCGCCTCGGACCGCCCTGACCTCGTCGGTCAACTCAACGCCGAGTGGCATCGGTTGGCGTCCGAGACCGGGATCCTCGGCGCGGACGGGGTGTTCCTGGTCGACTTCCCCGGCAGGCTCACCGACGGCTGGGTGAGGGTGCGGCTGCGCGACGAGTGGGACCTCGCCGGTGTGCTCGGCGAACGGCCCGGGCAGCCGGAGTTCATCACCATGGCGCTGGACGGGGACGCCCTGGTGGGGGCCACGACCGAGGAGCAGGCGGTGCGGCTCGTCGCCGTCGACCGGGTCCGGGAGCGGCGGGAGGAGGCCGCCCGGGTGGCGGGGCGGGAGACCCCGGAGGAGCGGGCGGCTGCCTGGGAGACGTTGTTCCAGGGGCCCAAGTGCCCGGAGGGGGTGCTGGATTCCTGGGCGAGCGGGCTCTCGCTCAACCCGGCCACGCCCGCCGAGCTGCGGCCGCTGCTGCTGAAACGGCCCTCCTACGCCCTGTACGGCGTCATGCCGACCGAGGTCGTGGACGCGCTGCTGACCGACCCTGAGTGGGAGGTCCGGTTCAGGGCGGCCGGCGCCCAGCCGGGCATCACCCCCGAGCAGTGGGGCCGGGTGATTCTCGCCGAGCGGGACGAGCGACAGCGGTGGCTTCTTGCCATGACGGCGGGGGAATACCAGGCCCTCGTCGCCGAGGACGCCTGCCGGGTCCTCGCCAAGGATCCGTCCGCGCGGGTGCGGTCCGAAGCCGCTCGCCTCAAGGGGCTGCCCGCCTCCGTGGCCGTCGCGCTGGCCGCCGATCCGGACGACGGGGTGCGTGCCGTGGCCTGCCGGACCGCCTGGCCCCATCTCGACGCGGCGGGCCGGGAGGCGCTCCTCACCGACCCGCACGCCATCGTGCGGGCCAGAGTGCGCGTGCTGTACCACCAGGACCACCCGATGCCCCGGTCGGTCTTCGACGCCGAGGACGTCGAGGGCGCCGACGTGCTGGCGCTGGAGACCTGCTTCCTGGAACGCGACCTCGCCGAGCACCTGGTTCGCCACGGGGAACGGTCGCAGCGCTGGGCGCTCGCCGCCAACCCGCGCCTGGACCCGGACCTGGTCGCCCTCCTCGCCGAGGACCCCGACGACGGGGTCCGTTTCCGGGTGTCCACGCGGCCCGACCTCACCGAGGAGCAGCGGGCCGCCATCCCGGTCGAACTCGACCCGGTCACCCGCTACTTCGAGCTGGACTGGGTCAAGGCCCTGCACACGGACGAGGACGCCATGCGCCGCCTGGCCGCCTCCTCCCACTTCCTGGTGCGCCGATGCGTGGCCAGGGCCCGGCGCCTGCCCCCGGACGTCGTCGAACGCCTCGCCCAGGACGAGGACCGGATCGTCCAGCTCTTCCTCGCCGAGTCCTGCGACGACGCGCCCGCCGACATGCTGCTGCGGGTGTGGCAGTGGTGGGACGGCAGCCTCACCACCCCCGACCGCCCCCGCGGCCACCCGAACTTCCCCCGCCACGACCTCGTCCGGTACGCCGACGACCCGAACCCGCGGATGCGTCAACTCGCCCTGGACGACCCCGAGTCGGCACCCGAACTGGTCGATCGGCTCAGCCGGGACGTCAGTGAGGAGGTGCGGTACCGCGCCGCGACCGACCCACGGCTGTCGGCGACCGCCGCGGCGCGGTTGCTGGAGGACCCGTACGACCACGTACGTCAGGCCGCGGCACTGCACCCGAGGATGCCGGCCCGGCTGCTGGCCGGACTGTTGCGCGGGGGTGGGGTGGAGACGGCGGCACGGAACCCGGGGCTGCCGGTCCACGTCGTGCGGCGGATGGTCGACGCGGTGGTGGACGGCGAGACGGCGGCCCACTGA
- a CDS encoding DUF2264 domain-containing protein, which translates to MHLPSEDRILSPFTGYTRAHWEAAADALLAATESYAVEGGALYQFPGTHTSWSGRLSDGLEGYARTLLLAAFRRDETALERYADGLAAGVFGVWPRIEDRSQPLVEAASIALALRLTRPLLWDRLDDGVRQRASAWLGDALSAEAWPCNWELFPVTVGGFLKEIGYETEASGKAIDRGLERIEEWYVGGGWYTDGDGRKYDYYNGWAMHLYPVLHAWLADDSRLLSLYGDRLEAHLADYAHLFGGDGAPLHQGRSLTYRFATTAPLWLGALTGRTPLAPGETRRLASGALKYFLDRGAVNSEGLLTLGWHGPDEAVLQGYSGPASPYWASKAFLGLLLPPEHEVWTAVEEPGPAERADVVRPISAPNWLIQATRSDGLVRLHNHGSEDVRYDPYYTRLAYSTVTAPSLSYDNSVIVGGDPSRTSIEPLGVGDGWVASRHLAGGGARVTSLVLADGAVEVRAHLVAGAEPGTPVRVTGWAGGEGVRAQILPVAGLDPELSGATGDGDTLFVAVARLSGEAETVPLEDAVTVWIDNSGVVHVRRSDGREIEARVDGTGVAVAVVR; encoded by the coding sequence ATGCACCTTCCCTCCGAAGACCGCATCCTGAGCCCGTTCACCGGCTACACCCGCGCCCACTGGGAAGCCGCTGCCGATGCGCTGCTCGCCGCCACCGAGTCGTACGCCGTCGAAGGTGGGGCTCTCTACCAGTTCCCGGGTACGCACACGAGCTGGTCCGGGCGGCTTTCCGATGGGCTGGAAGGGTATGCCCGGACGTTGCTGCTGGCCGCCTTCCGGCGTGATGAGACCGCGCTTGAGCGGTACGCCGACGGGTTGGCGGCCGGGGTCTTTGGGGTGTGGCCGCGTATTGAGGACCGTAGTCAGCCGCTCGTTGAGGCCGCGTCGATCGCTCTCGCTCTGCGGCTGACCCGGCCGCTGTTGTGGGACCGGCTGGACGACGGGGTGCGGCAGCGGGCGAGCGCCTGGCTCGGTGACGCGCTCAGTGCCGAGGCATGGCCCTGCAACTGGGAGCTGTTCCCCGTCACCGTCGGCGGCTTCCTGAAGGAGATCGGGTACGAGACCGAGGCGTCCGGCAAGGCGATCGACCGCGGTCTGGAACGCATCGAGGAGTGGTACGTCGGCGGCGGCTGGTACACCGACGGCGACGGCCGCAAGTACGACTACTACAACGGCTGGGCGATGCACCTCTACCCGGTGCTGCACGCCTGGCTGGCCGACGACAGCCGGCTGCTGAGCCTGTACGGCGACCGTCTCGAAGCCCATCTCGCCGACTACGCCCACCTCTTCGGCGGCGACGGCGCCCCCCTGCACCAGGGCCGCTCCCTCACCTACCGCTTCGCGACCACCGCCCCGCTGTGGCTCGGTGCCCTGACCGGTCGTACGCCGCTGGCGCCGGGGGAGACGCGGCGGCTCGCCTCGGGGGCGCTGAAGTACTTCCTGGACCGGGGTGCGGTGAACTCCGAAGGGCTGTTGACGCTGGGCTGGCACGGGCCTGATGAGGCCGTGCTCCAGGGGTACTCCGGCCCGGCCTCCCCGTACTGGGCCAGCAAAGCCTTCCTCGGGCTGCTCCTGCCGCCGGAGCACGAGGTGTGGACGGCCGTCGAGGAACCCGGCCCCGCGGAGCGTGCGGACGTGGTGCGGCCGATCAGTGCCCCCAACTGGCTCATCCAGGCCACGCGTTCGGACGGGCTCGTCCGGCTCCACAACCACGGCAGCGAGGACGTCCGCTACGACCCGTACTACACACGCCTCGCCTACTCCACGGTGACGGCGCCTTCACTCTCGTACGACAACAGCGTGATCGTCGGGGGCGATCCGAGCCGTACCTCGATCGAGCCGCTGGGTGTGGGGGACGGCTGGGTGGCCTCACGGCATCTGGCGGGCGGGGGTGCGCGGGTGACGAGCCTGGTGCTCGCGGACGGGGCCGTGGAGGTGCGGGCCCATCTGGTGGCGGGGGCGGAACCGGGGACACCGGTGCGGGTCACGGGCTGGGCCGGTGGCGAGGGGGTGCGGGCTCAGATCCTGCCTGTTGCCGGGTTGGACCCCGAGCTGTCCGGTGCGACCGGGGACGGGGACACCCTGTTCGTCGCCGTGGCCCGGCTCAGCGGCGAGGCGGAGACCGTGCCCCTGGAGGATGCGGTGACCGTGTGGATCGACAACTCCGGGGTGGTGCACGTGCGTCGGAGCGACGGGCGGGAGATCGAGGCGCGGGTGGACGGCACCGGGGTGGCGGTCGCCGTCGTGCGCTGA
- a CDS encoding rhamnogalacturonan acetylesterase: MRRFNLAVLAALTLGAGLTAVPAAQAHGGRAPLGIENCAAGACHFDVPAGTYDVKVLLGGDTESATAISGETRRSLLPETAAPAGERVARSFTVNVRTPEGEPTGVDGTPGLDLVIGGTAPALADIKVTPARHARQIFLVGDSTVCDQPGDPYSGWGQQLPQYLRKGVSVANYADSGESTVSYLASAQLWGTVQPLIRPGDLVLVQLAHNDKTTDEATYRANLETLVAGIREKGGEPVLVTPIVRRWFNSDGTLNNNTALLVNGLGVDHPAVIRSVAADNGVPLIDLTARTKALVESLGTEGSKALYLYNEKRDNTHTSVHGATVYAGLVRDELLAQHLVPEGRVRAE; encoded by the coding sequence ATGAGACGTTTCAACCTCGCCGTGCTGGCGGCGCTCACCCTGGGCGCCGGACTGACCGCCGTACCGGCCGCCCAAGCGCACGGAGGGCGGGCACCGCTCGGCATCGAGAACTGCGCCGCCGGCGCCTGTCACTTCGACGTCCCGGCGGGCACGTACGACGTGAAGGTCCTCCTCGGCGGCGACACCGAGTCCGCCACCGCGATCAGCGGCGAGACCCGGCGCTCCCTGCTGCCGGAGACCGCCGCGCCCGCCGGTGAACGGGTCGCCCGCAGCTTCACCGTGAACGTCCGCACCCCCGAGGGCGAGCCCACCGGCGTGGACGGCACCCCCGGCCTCGACCTCGTCATCGGCGGCACCGCCCCCGCGCTCGCCGACATCAAGGTCACCCCGGCCCGCCATGCCCGCCAGATCTTCCTGGTCGGCGACTCCACGGTCTGCGACCAGCCCGGCGACCCCTACTCCGGCTGGGGCCAGCAGCTGCCCCAGTACCTGCGCAAGGGCGTCTCCGTCGCCAACTACGCCGACTCCGGCGAGAGCACGGTCAGCTACCTCGCGAGCGCCCAGCTCTGGGGCACCGTCCAGCCGCTGATCCGCCCCGGCGACCTCGTCCTGGTCCAGCTCGCCCACAACGACAAGACGACCGACGAGGCGACGTACCGGGCGAACCTGGAGACTCTGGTCGCCGGGATCCGCGAAAAGGGCGGGGAGCCTGTCCTCGTGACGCCGATCGTGCGACGCTGGTTCAACTCCGACGGCACCCTGAACAACAACACCGCACTCCTGGTCAACGGCCTCGGCGTCGACCACCCCGCCGTCATCCGCTCGGTCGCGGCAGACAACGGCGTCCCGCTGATCGACCTGACCGCGAGGACCAAGGCGCTCGTGGAGTCCCTCGGTACGGAGGGGTCCAAGGCGCTGTACCTCTACAACGAGAAGCGCGACAACACGCACACATCCGTGCATGGGGCCACGGTGTACGCCGGGCTCGTCCGCGACGAACTGCTTGCCCAGCATCTGGTGCCGGAAGGCCGGGTGCGGGCGGAATGA